One Campylobacter concisus DNA window includes the following coding sequences:
- a CDS encoding HMA2 domain-containing protein has translation MDIKTQTLAQVASYFSMIAHTNGRLRVRVSPKIKELSSSVNLASLDDMIAQINGIKNVKFNKIIGSVTIEYDHEIFPKNLWEDLLKGQNLEEISAKVNEVAREVKYA, from the coding sequence ATGGATATAAAAACACAAACTTTAGCACAAGTTGCAAGCTATTTTTCGATGATAGCTCACACAAATGGCAGACTAAGAGTAAGGGTTAGCCCAAAGATCAAAGAGCTAAGTAGTAGCGTAAATTTAGCTAGTTTAGATGATATGATCGCCCAGATAAATGGCATAAAAAATGTTAAATTTAACAAGATAATCGGCTCTGTAACGATCGAATACGATCATGAAATTTTCCCTAAAAATCTCTGGGAGGATCTCTTAAAAGGGCAAAATTTAGAAGAAATTTCAGCTAAAGTAAATGAAGTAGCAAGAGAAGTAAAATATGCTTAA
- the acpS gene encoding holo-ACP synthase, which produces MIGIDIVKIDRISRLKARHGELFLKRFLSDSEIALAKNDATLAGFWAAKEAASKALGVGISKECGFLDIMLSKDARNAPKIKFSPRIYTSFNIKEASLSITHDGGFAVAAVMIV; this is translated from the coding sequence ATGATAGGCATCGATATCGTTAAGATAGATAGAATTTCAAGACTTAAGGCTCGTCACGGCGAGCTTTTTTTAAAGAGATTTTTAAGTGATAGCGAGATCGCGCTAGCAAAAAATGATGCGACTTTGGCTGGATTTTGGGCGGCCAAAGAAGCAGCTAGCAAAGCCCTTGGTGTGGGTATCAGCAAAGAGTGTGGCTTTTTAGACATTATGCTCAGCAAAGACGCAAGAAACGCACCAAAGATAAAATTTAGCCCAAGAATTTATACAAGCTTTAATATCAAAGAAGCAAGCCTTAGTATAACTCACGACGGCGGATTTGCCGTAGCTGCAGTGATGATAGTGTGA
- a CDS encoding cell surface protein, whose translation MITSINGLSNTPIQDNTIQKENAIENVAKEGKQDKSVSEEKFDYSKNLFKPWSKTIKEFIDIDKSKEGWIADTINRIDNMLSNYTIQERRALSAKREPENMEEFRVRELQDYMDWLLTNSIDGKPTIVGKMVGLGTAEEEAELEAFVKSFSEDTMMSNDGAALFVRADLSIEEFKKLYREDVEKTTKEHKEFLAKLHKEEQEYNANFAKEQAEKKFKPMQVKKKYETYDINKDQKFLYARELLNFKEKRGIDVLELMQKIDKKQILNKMA comes from the coding sequence ATGATAACTAGCATAAACGGACTTAGCAACACACCGATACAAGATAACACTATTCAAAAAGAAAATGCAATAGAAAATGTAGCCAAAGAAGGTAAGCAAGACAAAAGCGTCAGCGAAGAAAAATTTGACTACTCAAAGAATCTTTTTAAACCCTGGAGCAAAACTATAAAAGAATTTATAGATATAGACAAAAGCAAAGAGGGCTGGATAGCAGATACTATAAATCGAATAGATAATATGCTATCTAATTACACCATTCAAGAAAGACGGGCTTTATCAGCAAAAAGAGAGCCAGAAAATATGGAAGAATTTAGAGTTCGCGAACTCCAAGATTACATGGACTGGTTGCTTACAAACTCTATAGACGGCAAACCAACGATAGTTGGTAAAATGGTTGGTCTTGGCACAGCAGAAGAGGAGGCGGAACTAGAAGCTTTTGTAAAATCATTTTCTGAAGACACAATGATGAGTAATGATGGTGCTGCATTGTTTGTTAGAGCAGATCTAAGCATAGAAGAGTTTAAGAAGCTTTATAGAGAAGATGTAGAAAAAACTACAAAAGAGCATAAAGAATTTCTAGCCAAACTACACAAAGAAGAACAAGAATACAATGCAAATTTTGCTAAAGAGCAGGCTGAGAAGAAATTTAAACCTATGCAGGTTAAAAAGAAGTATGAGACCTATGATATAAACAAGGATCAAAAATTTCTCTATGCAAGAGAGCTTTTAAATTTCAAAGAAAAAAGAGGCATAGATGTCTTAGAGCTTATGCAAAAGATAGATAAGAAGCAAATTTTAAATAAGATGGCTTGA
- a CDS encoding alanine/glycine:cation symporter family protein — MVFENFLNFLNGKMDVANDFLYGYFLVIILVASGIYFSYLTRFVQFRMFFEACRVLVEKKDKYNKHHLTPFQALMISTASRVGIGNIAGISAAIVAGGPGALFWMCLMAFLGSASAFIESTLAQIYKTKDVFGFKGGPAYYIKNGLGIKWLGSLFAIILIITYAYGFNGLQSYTMTSAFEIYYDKAGSNITFAQSGLPIGIGLILTAFTAVMFFSKSHIIGKVSSYIVPFMALTYILLAIIAIVLNFKEIPAVIKMIIESAFDFKAIFGGFAGSVIVIGIKRGLFSNEAGMGSAPNAAAAAHTSHPVKQGLVQAMAVFIDMTICVASGMIVLFSQAYLTKQTGVSGEVLTALPLVQAAMKEYFGDFGLHFTTLAVVLFAITSLIGNYYYAQANMKFLTKSKNLTLAFKITAVIMIFIGAQMNLKLAWNIADITMAAMATINIIAIFLLSKVVIIAIKDYEAQRKAGKNPEFDPESLGIKNTSCWSKN; from the coding sequence ATGGTGTTTGAGAATTTCTTAAACTTTTTAAACGGCAAAATGGATGTAGCCAACGACTTTTTGTATGGATATTTTTTGGTTATCATCCTTGTAGCTTCAGGAATTTATTTTAGCTACCTTACCCGTTTTGTGCAGTTTAGGATGTTCTTTGAAGCTTGCAGAGTTCTGGTAGAGAAAAAGGATAAGTATAACAAGCACCATCTAACTCCGTTTCAAGCGCTGATGATCTCGACTGCTTCGCGCGTTGGCATCGGCAACATCGCTGGAATTTCAGCTGCCATCGTCGCAGGTGGTCCAGGAGCACTTTTTTGGATGTGCTTGATGGCGTTTTTAGGCTCAGCTTCAGCCTTTATCGAGAGCACTTTGGCTCAAATTTATAAAACCAAAGATGTCTTTGGCTTTAAAGGCGGACCGGCTTATTACATCAAAAACGGGCTTGGCATAAAGTGGCTTGGCTCTTTGTTTGCCATCATCCTCATCATCACCTATGCTTATGGTTTTAACGGGCTTCAAAGCTACACTATGACCTCTGCTTTTGAAATTTACTACGATAAAGCAGGCAGCAATATCACCTTTGCGCAAAGTGGCTTGCCTATTGGCATCGGACTTATACTTACAGCATTTACGGCTGTGATGTTTTTTAGTAAGAGCCACATCATCGGCAAAGTTAGCTCATATATCGTGCCTTTCATGGCGCTTACTTACATCTTGCTAGCTATCATCGCGATCGTTTTAAATTTCAAAGAAATTCCAGCCGTCATCAAGATGATCATAGAAAGCGCCTTTGATTTTAAAGCGATATTTGGCGGATTTGCTGGAAGCGTGATCGTGATAGGCATAAAAAGAGGACTTTTCTCAAATGAAGCTGGCATGGGCTCAGCGCCAAATGCAGCGGCTGCGGCGCACACAAGCCACCCAGTAAAACAAGGGCTAGTGCAAGCAATGGCGGTATTTATCGATATGACGATATGCGTCGCCTCTGGCATGATCGTGCTTTTTTCTCAGGCATATCTTACAAAACAAACTGGCGTAAGTGGCGAAGTGCTAACCGCCCTACCTCTTGTTCAAGCAGCGATGAAAGAGTATTTTGGCGACTTTGGACTACACTTTACGACCCTTGCAGTAGTGCTATTTGCCATCACGTCGCTCATCGGCAACTACTACTACGCACAGGCAAATATGAAATTTCTAACAAAAAGCAAAAATTTAACGCTAGCATTTAAGATCACAGCAGTGATTATGATATTTATAGGCGCTCAGATGAACTTAAAACTCGCTTGGAACATCGCTGATATCACGATGGCGGCTATGGCTACGATAAATATCATCGCTATTTTCTTACTATCAAAAGTGGTGATAATAGCGATAAAAGACTACGAAGCTCAAAGAAAAGCTGGTAAAAATCCAGAATTTGACCCAGAGAGTCTAGGCATCAAAAATACAAGCTGCTGGAGCAAAAACTAA
- a CDS encoding trimeric intracellular cation channel family protein translates to MSLILFVEYVGIASAALSGFLFAVKRECDWLGVFLSAFLTALGGGIMRDMLVGRAVYSFTHYMPVSVVIFMLVVSRITNLHIKREGLEKKFVFIFADAIDVICFSIVGAMVAIEYSYNIFGVMMIAFFNGVGGGILRDILLNEVPWFLRTGLYGTISLGVGLAYFILYHLGLTNIFFTMLLLAAGITVRMFAFYRGWKLPDL, encoded by the coding sequence ATGAGCTTAATACTTTTTGTGGAGTACGTTGGTATCGCATCAGCTGCGCTTAGTGGCTTTTTGTTTGCTGTAAAGAGGGAGTGTGACTGGCTTGGCGTCTTTTTGTCCGCATTTTTGACCGCACTTGGAGGCGGTATCATGCGTGATATGCTCGTTGGTAGGGCAGTTTATTCATTCACTCACTACATGCCAGTAAGCGTCGTCATCTTTATGCTTGTCGTATCTAGGATCACAAATTTACATATAAAAAGAGAGGGCTTGGAGAAGAAATTTGTCTTTATCTTTGCCGACGCGATCGACGTTATCTGCTTTTCTATCGTCGGAGCGATGGTTGCCATCGAGTATAGTTACAACATCTTTGGCGTCATGATGATAGCCTTTTTTAACGGCGTTGGCGGCGGTATCTTAAGAGATATCTTGCTAAATGAAGTCCCGTGGTTTTTACGCACCGGACTTTATGGCACGATAAGCCTTGGCGTGGGGCTTGCTTACTTTATCCTCTATCATCTAGGCCTTACCAACATATTTTTTACCATGCTCTTGCTAGCTGCTGGTATAACGGTCAGGATGTTCGCATTTTACAGAGGCTGGAAGCTGCCTGATCTATGA
- a CDS encoding Fur family transcriptional regulator — translation MEDFELFYKHFNEFLKAFNQKGSEIKEQILRVLFASKSHLNAQEICQKIYEIYKNEISMTSIYTFLNFLENHHLANSFEQNGVKNYELNLKSSHDHLICEICGKVVDFEDEMIEQRQEQICSQRSFSAESHKMILYGICSDCQAKNGV, via the coding sequence GTGGAAGACTTTGAACTATTTTACAAGCATTTTAACGAGTTTTTAAAAGCTTTTAACCAAAAAGGCTCTGAGATAAAAGAGCAAATTTTGCGTGTGCTTTTTGCAAGCAAGTCACATCTAAATGCTCAAGAAATTTGTCAAAAAATTTATGAAATTTACAAAAATGAAATTTCAATGACTTCTATATATACCTTTTTAAATTTTTTAGAAAACCACCATTTAGCAAATAGTTTTGAGCAAAATGGTGTTAAAAATTACGAGTTAAATTTAAAATCCTCTCATGATCACTTGATATGTGAAATTTGCGGAAAGGTGGTTGATTTTGAAGATGAGATGATAGAGCAAAGGCAGGAGCAAATTTGTAGCCAAAGGTCATTTAGCGCAGAGTCTCACAAGATGATACTTTATGGAATTTGTAGTGATTGCCAAGCAAAAAATGGGGTTTAA
- a CDS encoding lipid-binding SYLF domain-containing protein, which yields MKKILTLLFLIGSFFALNLNADVIQNQKLKNAINILNAFGTRNLKPNTKFTGIKAIAIIPDVTKAGAIITGSKGRGVFIAKNDNGEWSSPFFVNYTSGSIGLQLGYSSADMIILFKNSEAYASLFNAKDTISLKAEATGGVGNEVAIASDLPEISAFVEERGKTSGAFVGVSLDVARLKINAQDTNDYYERMYDFEDIYNNSPKASKYTIKFKEIISKYFL from the coding sequence ATGAAAAAAATTCTAACTTTACTCTTTTTGATCGGCTCATTTTTTGCGTTAAATTTAAACGCTGATGTGATTCAAAACCAAAAATTAAAAAATGCGATAAACATTTTAAACGCTTTTGGCACTAGAAATTTAAAACCAAATACCAAATTTACAGGCATCAAAGCCATCGCTATCATCCCAGACGTAACAAAAGCAGGCGCGATCATCACTGGCTCAAAAGGCAGAGGCGTATTTATCGCTAAAAACGACAATGGCGAGTGGTCAAGCCCATTTTTTGTAAATTACACATCTGGCAGCATCGGCCTTCAGCTAGGATATAGCTCGGCTGATATGATCATCTTGTTTAAAAACTCAGAAGCCTATGCAAGCTTGTTTAACGCAAAAGATACGATCAGTCTAAAAGCAGAAGCAACTGGTGGCGTTGGCAACGAAGTGGCGATAGCTAGTGATTTGCCTGAAATTTCAGCATTTGTCGAGGAGCGTGGCAAGACAAGTGGAGCTTTTGTTGGCGTTAGCCTAGATGTGGCAAGACTTAAGATAAACGCACAAGATACAAACGACTACTACGAGAGAATGTATGACTTTGAAGATATCTACAACAACAGCCCAAAAGCTAGCAAATACACAATCAAATTTAAAGAGATAATCTCAAAATACTTCTTATAA
- a CDS encoding aminotransferase, which yields MLNELLNASYTSEKNALRLYEGLASFGEVFDQIASVRKNAIILIEKFASAHEYELVCENEAIFLPAKNKEDALIEALNYENELNKMYEKFCESLDDEELKDLFFRLWATSNNEYIASLKHCLKEIYSGAGAKNELNLNEISQNFEQNGITNILESYQNDFNEITKSLQNIASGKADKSELAKITNNPNFSFFSGLALGALGISVVSKNFNKDEEDE from the coding sequence ATGCTTAACGAGCTTTTAAACGCCTCTTATACGAGCGAAAAAAACGCACTTAGGCTATATGAAGGTCTAGCTTCATTTGGCGAAGTATTTGATCAAATCGCAAGTGTGAGAAAAAATGCGATCATCTTGATAGAGAAATTTGCAAGTGCGCATGAGTATGAGCTTGTTTGCGAAAATGAAGCTATCTTTTTGCCAGCAAAAAATAAAGAAGATGCGCTGATAGAGGCACTAAACTATGAAAATGAGCTAAACAAAATGTATGAGAAATTTTGTGAAAGCTTAGACGATGAGGAGCTAAAAGATCTATTTTTTAGACTTTGGGCTACTTCAAATAACGAATATATCGCCTCTTTAAAGCACTGCTTAAAAGAAATTTATAGTGGAGCTGGAGCAAAAAATGAGCTAAATTTAAATGAAATTTCACAAAATTTTGAGCAAAATGGCATAACAAACATTTTAGAAAGCTATCAAAATGACTTTAATGAGATAACTAAAAGCTTGCAAAATATCGCAAGTGGCAAGGCTGATAAAAGCGAGTTGGCAAAGATCACAAACAACCCAAATTTCTCGTTTTTTAGCGGGCTTGCGCTTGGGGCATTAGGCATTTCAGTAGTTAGCAAAAATTTTAATAAGGATGAAGAAGATGAATAA
- a CDS encoding heavy metal translocating P-type ATPase: MSKQNLTHKNKVTLAHKSKNRARFICESLNARSDVSAIEAAISERTDAKSVRVNKYAKSIVVEFDKSYEKILDFIKSYDFPTKPKDESLPSKANIYKAAAALGVTPFMSNKTLKSAVTLYATAPNLIEGAKELRHEGITSKVLEATAIGTSLAMGDHLAANSTNLMINIGEYMEESASHRSDDLIKELAKPNIEEVWVERNLNGEKTLEKVKTENLKKGDIVVVGAGETIGVDGYIVEGNADVNQVSMTGEAEPVAKARGDRVISGTVVDEGRIKIWAENVGSDTATARIKEYIQTSLNEKSAIGVKALKLADKLVPVTLSLAGLSYVINKNMNSVASVLQADYSCALKLATPVAFKSSISKAGRNGILIKGAKAIEALSSVDTFVFDKTGTLTHGRLSVVEIYSFKDGFSEADILNLTASAEEHYFHPVAEAIVEAANKRGFSHIHHDEVEFIVAHGVKTAMHGKEVVIGSRHFLEDDEMISFKAHEALINKALQSGLTLLYVGYDKELVGVIAMKDDMRTNAKDMVAKLRNLGVKEIVMLSGDIKSKAEEVARELGLDRVYAECLPTDKAAIIEELKSEGKKVAFVGDGINDAPSLTKANVGISMHKGADIAKATADISLLKDDIMSVALAKELANKTMKLISSNFRSTVGVNTAILSAATLGMLNPIATAMLHNGTTIWLLLNSMKGVKIKSK, translated from the coding sequence ATGTCAAAGCAGAACTTGACTCACAAAAATAAGGTCACTCTAGCTCACAAGAGCAAAAATAGAGCGAGGTTTATTTGCGAGAGCCTAAACGCTAGAAGCGATGTCAGCGCTATCGAGGCTGCGATCTCAGAGCGAACCGATGCAAAAAGCGTGCGTGTAAATAAATACGCAAAAAGCATCGTTGTTGAGTTTGATAAGAGCTACGAGAAAATTTTAGATTTTATAAAAAGCTATGATTTTCCAACCAAGCCAAAAGATGAGAGCCTACCTAGCAAAGCAAATATCTACAAAGCTGCTGCTGCACTTGGCGTAACGCCATTTATGAGTAATAAAACTCTAAAATCAGCCGTAACTCTTTACGCCACAGCTCCAAATTTAATAGAAGGCGCAAAAGAGCTAAGGCATGAGGGCATCACCTCAAAAGTGCTCGAGGCAACTGCTATTGGCACAAGCCTTGCAATGGGTGATCATTTGGCTGCAAATAGCACAAATTTGATGATAAATATCGGCGAATACATGGAAGAAAGTGCTAGCCACAGAAGTGATGATCTCATCAAAGAGCTAGCCAAACCAAACATCGAAGAGGTCTGGGTCGAGCGAAATTTAAACGGTGAAAAGACGCTTGAAAAGGTAAAAACCGAAAATTTAAAAAAAGGCGACATCGTAGTAGTCGGAGCTGGCGAGACGATAGGCGTTGATGGCTACATCGTCGAGGGCAATGCTGATGTCAATCAAGTCTCAATGACTGGAGAGGCCGAGCCTGTAGCAAAAGCTAGAGGCGACCGCGTCATAAGCGGCACTGTTGTCGATGAGGGCAGGATCAAAATTTGGGCTGAAAACGTAGGTAGCGACACCGCAACCGCAAGGATCAAAGAGTACATCCAAACTTCACTTAATGAAAAATCAGCCATCGGCGTAAAAGCTCTAAAACTAGCTGATAAACTAGTGCCAGTCACACTCTCTCTTGCTGGGCTTTCGTATGTTATAAACAAAAATATGAACAGCGTTGCAAGCGTGCTTCAAGCTGACTACTCTTGCGCGCTTAAGCTTGCTACCCCAGTTGCGTTTAAGTCAAGCATCTCAAAGGCTGGCAGAAACGGCATCCTCATAAAAGGCGCAAAGGCGATCGAGGCTCTAAGTTCGGTTGATACATTTGTCTTTGACAAAACCGGCACTCTAACTCATGGACGCCTAAGTGTGGTTGAAATTTACTCTTTTAAAGATGGATTTTCAGAGGCTGATATCTTAAATTTAACCGCAAGTGCCGAGGAACACTACTTCCACCCAGTAGCTGAAGCGATAGTTGAGGCTGCAAACAAGCGTGGATTTAGTCATATCCACCACGACGAGGTTGAATTTATTGTGGCTCACGGTGTAAAAACTGCTATGCACGGCAAAGAGGTCGTTATCGGCAGTAGGCACTTCTTAGAAGATGATGAGATGATAAGCTTTAAAGCTCATGAAGCGCTTATAAATAAGGCTTTACAAAGCGGTTTAACCCTGCTTTATGTAGGATACGACAAAGAGCTTGTTGGTGTGATCGCTATGAAAGATGATATGAGAACAAACGCTAAAGATATGGTGGCAAAACTACGAAATCTTGGCGTGAAAGAGATAGTTATGCTAAGTGGCGACATAAAGAGCAAAGCTGAAGAGGTAGCGCGCGAGCTTGGGCTTGATAGGGTCTATGCTGAGTGCTTGCCAACGGACAAAGCAGCGATCATCGAAGAGCTAAAGAGTGAGGGCAAAAAGGTCGCTTTTGTAGGTGATGGCATAAATGACGCGCCAAGCCTAACAAAAGCAAATGTTGGCATCAGCATGCACAAAGGTGCTGATATCGCTAAAGCAACAGCTGATATAAGCCTTTTAAAAGATGACATCATGAGCGTAGCGCTTGCAAAAGAGCTTGCTAATAAAACTATGAAGTTAATTAGCTCAAATTTCCGCTCAACCGTTGGCGTAAATACAGCTATACTAAGTGCCGCAACGCTTGGCATGCTAAATCCAATAGCAACTGCCATGCTTCACAATGGCACGACGATCTGGCTTCTGCTCAACTCAATGAAGGGCGTGAAGATCAAGTCAAAATAA
- the ybaK gene encoding Cys-tRNA(Pro) deacylase, giving the protein MIHKTNAARLLDKLKIEYEILEYEVDLNDLSAVHVAASTKQDIKQIYKTIVCQCEPKNFVVACLQGDLELDLKALAHACGAKRCELINLKDLEKITGYIRGGCSPLAMKKHFATFIDERAKEQEYVLVSAGVRGKQIKIAPNDLLKACEAGYADIARLAL; this is encoded by the coding sequence ATGATACATAAAACCAACGCCGCTAGGCTTTTAGACAAGCTAAAAATAGAGTATGAGATACTTGAATACGAAGTCGATCTAAATGATCTTTCAGCCGTTCATGTAGCAGCTAGCACCAAGCAAGATATAAAGCAAATTTATAAGACGATCGTCTGCCAGTGTGAGCCTAAAAATTTTGTCGTTGCTTGCCTGCAAGGCGATCTGGAGCTTGATCTAAAAGCACTTGCTCATGCGTGCGGTGCCAAACGCTGCGAGCTTATAAATTTAAAAGACCTAGAGAAGATCACCGGCTACATCAGAGGCGGCTGCTCGCCACTTGCTATGAAAAAGCACTTTGCGACCTTCATCGACGAGCGAGCAAAAGAGCAAGAGTACGTGCTAGTAAGCGCTGGAGTAAGAGGCAAGCAGATAAAGATAGCTCCAAACGACCTTTTAAAGGCTTGCGAGGCGGGTTACGCCGATATCGCCAGGCTAGCTCTTTAA
- a CDS encoding Cj0814 family flagellar-dependent secreted protein has protein sequence MNDISILGTNVNSYTKQQHKRERYTNFSDLIKQSIKEESSKPNQEPAKFTYTTSSQNSLISLNFNDLQAYGYTVDKAGFMGADFNKAAGLPQDFKIHKSTLDEIVRYNNKTYLFTQDRSKAAFEKIDVADTTKHYYNLFKSIVGDEKDRYSEADLANLPKGFSMDTNQKTFGKNANFLKDVSLISVTNVYKTFDQFNDAKSVRDELRGFGVSHEVYELNFSKERLGTRASDEYTFNPDMSVYQADNTYSNAGVFVGFLKSFSPIASDSGETKLSVEASSYSKLMSEQSLADDMVPLSRLLKNEKMIKFILEELLKRNTHFKIRQKCW, from the coding sequence CACCAAGCAACAACACAAACGTGAGAGATATACAAATTTTAGTGATCTTATAAAACAAAGTATTAAAGAAGAGAGTAGCAAGCCAAACCAAGAACCAGCTAAATTTACTTATACCACTTCTTCACAAAACAGCCTTATCTCTTTAAATTTTAATGACCTTCAAGCTTATGGCTACACAGTAGATAAAGCAGGCTTTATGGGAGCTGACTTTAACAAGGCTGCAGGCTTGCCACAGGACTTTAAAATCCACAAAAGCACACTTGATGAGATAGTTAGATACAACAATAAAACATATCTCTTCACACAAGATAGAAGCAAGGCTGCCTTTGAAAAGATAGACGTAGCTGATACCACAAAACACTACTATAACCTTTTTAAAAGCATTGTAGGGGACGAGAAAGATAGATATAGCGAAGCTGATCTAGCAAATTTACCAAAAGGCTTTAGCATGGATACCAACCAAAAAACATTTGGTAAAAATGCAAATTTCTTAAAAGATGTGAGCCTAATATCTGTTACAAATGTATATAAAACATTTGATCAATTTAACGATGCAAAGAGCGTTAGAGATGAGCTTAGAGGCTTTGGAGTAAGCCACGAGGTCTATGAGCTAAATTTTAGCAAAGAGCGTCTTGGCACAAGAGCCAGTGATGAATATACATTCAATCCAGATATGTCGGTATATCAAGCAGATAATACTTATAGCAATGCTGGTGTATTTGTGGGATTTTTAAAGAGCTTTAGTCCTATCGCTAGTGATAGTGGCGAGACGAAGCTTAGCGTGGAGGCAAGCTCTTACTCAAAGCTAATGAGTGAGCAAAGCCTAGCTGATGATATGGTGCCTCTCTCAAGGCTTTTAAAAAATGAGAAGATGATCAAATTTATTTTAGAAGAGTTACTAAAAAGAAATACTCACTTCAAAATACGGCAAAAGTGCTGGTGA
- the fliL gene encoding flagellar basal body-associated protein FliL has protein sequence MAEEVEEKKAKKGGNGALMIIIIAIFVLLLVIGGLVAFLMLSSDEPKEANMAQTPAQTQTQPAPAQNKAKRGGNDYSNMGPIYPLDQFVVNLLSENGSRFLKTKIDLEQSDELLTAELDKKKALLRDIIIRTLSSKTYEEVSTAKGKDRLKDEIVGKLNEVLNDGYIKNIFFTDFVVQ, from the coding sequence ATGGCTGAAGAAGTTGAAGAGAAAAAAGCAAAAAAAGGTGGCAATGGCGCTTTGATGATAATCATCATCGCGATATTTGTTTTATTGCTAGTTATCGGAGGGCTAGTGGCGTTTTTGATGCTTAGTTCTGACGAGCCAAAAGAGGCAAATATGGCGCAAACACCAGCTCAGACTCAAACTCAACCAGCACCCGCTCAAAACAAAGCAAAACGCGGTGGCAACGACTATTCGAACATGGGACCTATATATCCGCTTGATCAGTTTGTCGTAAATTTACTTAGTGAAAATGGATCAAGATTTCTTAAAACTAAGATCGATCTAGAGCAAAGCGACGAGCTGCTAACTGCCGAGCTTGATAAGAAAAAGGCACTTTTAAGAGATATCATCATAAGAACGCTCTCTTCTAAAACTTACGAAGAAGTAAGCACTGCAAAGGGCAAGGATAGGCTAAAAGACGAGATCGTCGGTAAGCTAAATGAAGTGCTAAATGATGGCTACATCAAAAACATATTTTTTACTGATTTTGTGGTGCAATGA
- a CDS encoding SAM-dependent methyltransferase, producing the protein MKFSEFFDIWVNENYYKFGVDIGKKGDFYTNVSVGYLFGACLANYFLKLLKNGEISSSCKVVEIGANSGDMLADFAQGIFTLEPEILSNLELIIIEPHEILRKKQLETFKNRFGDEVRVGHYENLGECSFDEIFVISNELLDAFSCEVIDADNMLFVDDELKFHWQKADRNLLNLAKKFGIKKGEISTSYAKFALQLANAAKKVRFLSFDYGEFEPKNEFSLRVFKDHQVFSLFEISNLAPYFKSSDLTYSLCFKQVKEAFCEAGFLMLKFKKQNDALVCDFGVDEILSLVLEKGSKQAYENAAKQAKFLLSPEFLGEKFKFIEFLKS; encoded by the coding sequence ATGAAATTTAGCGAGTTTTTTGATATCTGGGTCAATGAAAACTACTATAAATTTGGTGTGGATATCGGCAAGAAGGGTGATTTTTACACAAATGTAAGCGTTGGCTACCTCTTTGGCGCCTGCCTTGCAAACTACTTTTTAAAGCTACTTAAAAATGGCGAAATTTCTAGCTCTTGCAAGGTCGTGGAGATCGGCGCAAACTCTGGTGATATGCTGGCTGATTTTGCTCAAGGCATCTTTACACTTGAGCCAGAAATTTTGTCAAATTTAGAGCTTATCATCATTGAACCTCATGAAATTTTACGTAAAAAACAGCTTGAAACCTTTAAAAATCGCTTTGGTGACGAGGTTAGAGTAGGACACTATGAAAATTTGGGCGAGTGCTCGTTTGATGAAATTTTTGTCATCTCAAATGAGCTACTTGACGCATTTAGCTGTGAGGTGATAGACGCAGATAATATGCTTTTTGTGGATGATGAACTAAAATTTCACTGGCAAAAGGCAGATCGAAATTTACTAAATTTAGCAAAGAAATTTGGCATAAAAAAGGGCGAGATATCAACTAGTTATGCCAAATTTGCGCTCCAGCTTGCAAATGCGGCAAAAAAGGTGAGATTTTTAAGCTTTGACTACGGAGAATTTGAGCCAAAAAATGAGTTTAGCCTAAGAGTTTTTAAAGATCATCAAGTTTTTTCATTGTTTGAAATTTCAAACCTCGCGCCATATTTTAAAAGCTCAGATCTAACTTATAGCCTTTGTTTTAAGCAGGTAAAAGAGGCTTTTTGCGAAGCTGGCTTTTTGATGCTTAAATTTAAAAAGCAAAATGATGCTTTGGTTTGCGACTTTGGCGTGGATGAAATTTTATCTTTGGTGCTTGAAAAGGGCAGCAAGCAAGCCTACGAAAATGCAGCAAAACAAGCGAAATTTCTACTCTCGCCCGAGTTTTTGGGTGAGAAGTTTAAATTTATAGAGTTTTTAAAGAGCTAG